From the genome of Bradyrhizobium elkanii USDA 76, one region includes:
- a CDS encoding type II toxin-antitoxin system VapB family antitoxin translates to MAYNIKDRDTDRIIRELATLKGKPILDCIREACEHEIQRERLKTPLWEVQPLLDRIAPALPKPA, encoded by the coding sequence ATGGCCTACAACATTAAAGACCGCGACACTGACCGGATCATTCGTGAACTTGCCACCCTCAAAGGCAAGCCGATCCTCGATTGCATTCGCGAGGCTTGCGAACATGAAATTCAGCGTGAACGCCTAAAGACGCCGCTCTGGGAGGTGCAACCGCTGCTCGACCGCATCGCACCCGCGCTCCCAAAACCGGCCTGA
- a CDS encoding type II toxin-antitoxin system VapC family toxin, whose amino-acid sequence MMIDASALVVILLREPDAAEVVMAIADAKAPFTSPSRYTNDLCSHARQRMGCAGSGGGSAKVLDAGSIRVCAIADGMISTAAMAFDRFGNARHPAQLNLGDCFASACAKTYRAPLLHKGDDFPRTDLELVYKG is encoded by the coding sequence ATGATGATCGATGCCTCAGCCCTGGTCGTAATCTTGCTACGCGAGCCAGACGCGGCTGAGGTCGTCATGGCAATTGCGGACGCCAAAGCGCCGTTTACCTCACCATCGCGGTATACGAACGATCTGTGCTCTCATGCGCGTCAACGCATGGGGTGCGCCGGAAGCGGAGGCGGCAGTGCGAAAGTTCTCGACGCCGGATCCATCCGCGTGTGCGCGATTGCCGACGGCATGATATCGACCGCCGCCATGGCATTCGATCGGTTCGGAAACGCGCGACATCCGGCTCAGCTCAATCTTGGCGACTGTTTCGCCTCTGCCTGCGCCAAGACCTATCGCGCGCCACTGCTGCACAAGGGTGACGACTTTCCGCGAACCGATCTCGAGCTGGTCTATAAAGGATAG
- a CDS encoding transposase has product MEQSGEEAEADGFVGKLTRRTRSGGRLWSAEIKGRAVFESMKPDARVCDVARRYGVKAQQLTTWRRLARAGRLALVTDDAADFVSIELSDPVASGKSEGPVEITIGKVSVRLDADVSAVRIAEIVTAIERGA; this is encoded by the coding sequence ATGGAACAATCGGGGGAGGAAGCCGAAGCTGATGGCTTTGTGGGGAAGCTTACGCGCCGGACGCGTTCTGGAGGCCGGTTATGGTCTGCGGAGATCAAGGGGCGCGCTGTTTTCGAGAGCATGAAGCCCGACGCCCGGGTATGTGATGTCGCACGGCGTTATGGTGTGAAGGCCCAGCAGTTGACGACGTGGCGCAGATTGGCGCGTGCTGGCCGGCTCGCATTGGTCACGGACGACGCGGCGGATTTCGTGTCGATCGAGCTGAGCGATCCAGTGGCGTCAGGCAAGAGCGAGGGGCCCGTCGAGATTACGATTGGCAAGGTTTCGGTCCGCCTGGATGCGGACGTGTCGGCGGTGCGGATCGCGGAGATCGTGACTGCGATCGAGCGCGGCGCATGA
- the tnpB gene encoding IS66 family insertion sequence element accessory protein TnpB (TnpB, as the term is used for proteins encoded by IS66 family insertion elements, is considered an accessory protein, since TnpC, encoded by a neighboring gene, is a DDE family transposase.), with protein sequence MIIPAQGLRIVLAVRPVDFRCGHDALAGLVQNTLGLDPHSGLIVVCRSKRADRLKILLWDGTGLVLVYKRLGRDGRFEWPQISDGVMHLTRVQFEALFEGLNWKRVGERIVATPAAAN encoded by the coding sequence ATGATCATTCCGGCGCAGGGACTGCGGATTGTGCTTGCTGTGCGTCCTGTTGACTTCCGGTGCGGGCACGACGCGCTGGCCGGTCTTGTGCAAAACACGCTTGGGCTCGATCCGCATTCGGGCCTGATCGTGGTTTGTCGTTCGAAGCGCGCCGACCGGCTGAAGATTTTGCTATGGGACGGCACGGGCCTCGTTTTGGTCTACAAGCGCCTTGGCCGCGATGGTCGTTTCGAGTGGCCGCAGATCAGCGACGGCGTCATGCATCTGACGCGCGTGCAGTTCGAAGCGCTGTTTGAAGGGCTGAACTGGAAGCGAGTGGGCGAACGGATTGTCGCGACGCCAGCTGCGGCGAACTGA
- the tnpC gene encoding IS66 family transposase — MIEAERRRADDECSARLHVESELAASKESVERLELLVKEYERARFGKRSEKFNPDQMQLVLEDIEIAIAEVQERQDDRARRAGTAPSSRRTRRAARAFPAHLPRIEQVIEPENLECPCGCGRMVQIGEDRSRRLDVMAAQYRVIETVRPRYACAKGCTGVAQAPAPAHLVEGGIPTEALLAQVAVAKFSEHMPLYRQSQVLARHGIFIDRAVLADWMGTVAFHLAPLVERMSVVMKQSGRLFIDETRAPVLDPGRGRTKTGYLWAVLRDDRGHGGADPPIVVYHYAPGRGGDHAERILEGFDGILQVDGYQGYHRLARPKRKGGVPLRLAACWSHSRRKIIAATPKAGSPIAEAVLARIAALYAIEKEIRGADAPARQTTRNERSRPLVAELERFLREQAARLSPGSEMGKAIAYLLNHWDGLTLFLDDGCVEMDTNPVENQIRPLTLTRKNSLFAGHDEGGRSWARIASLIATCKINSVEPYVWMKATLKAIATGHPQSRIDELLPWSFGRTS, encoded by the coding sequence ATGATTGAAGCCGAGCGTCGTCGCGCAGACGATGAATGCTCGGCGCGCCTTCATGTCGAGAGTGAACTGGCTGCGTCCAAAGAGAGCGTCGAACGCCTCGAACTGCTCGTGAAGGAGTACGAGCGCGCACGTTTCGGTAAACGCTCGGAGAAGTTCAATCCCGATCAGATGCAACTGGTTCTCGAGGACATCGAGATTGCCATCGCCGAAGTCCAGGAACGCCAGGACGATCGTGCGCGCCGCGCCGGCACGGCGCCGTCCAGCCGCCGGACCAGGCGCGCTGCCCGTGCCTTTCCCGCGCACCTGCCGCGCATCGAGCAGGTGATCGAACCCGAGAACCTCGAGTGTCCCTGCGGCTGCGGCCGGATGGTCCAGATCGGCGAGGATCGCTCCCGCCGTCTCGATGTCATGGCCGCCCAGTATCGTGTGATCGAGACGGTGCGACCGCGCTACGCCTGCGCAAAGGGCTGCACCGGTGTTGCTCAGGCGCCGGCGCCCGCCCATCTCGTGGAGGGTGGCATCCCCACCGAGGCGCTGCTGGCGCAGGTGGCGGTCGCCAAGTTCAGCGAGCACATGCCACTCTATCGTCAGTCGCAGGTTCTGGCTCGGCATGGCATCTTCATCGATCGCGCCGTTCTGGCAGACTGGATGGGAACGGTCGCCTTCCACCTCGCGCCGCTGGTCGAGCGCATGAGCGTCGTGATGAAGCAATCGGGCCGCTTGTTCATAGACGAGACCAGGGCGCCTGTGCTCGATCCGGGCCGGGGCCGAACGAAGACCGGCTATCTGTGGGCTGTCCTGCGCGACGATCGCGGCCACGGCGGCGCTGATCCACCAATCGTGGTCTACCACTACGCGCCAGGACGCGGTGGTGACCATGCTGAGCGCATCCTCGAGGGCTTCGACGGCATCCTTCAGGTCGACGGATACCAGGGCTATCATCGGCTCGCACGGCCCAAGCGCAAAGGCGGCGTGCCGCTGCGGCTGGCCGCATGTTGGTCCCACTCAAGGCGCAAGATCATCGCAGCGACTCCGAAAGCCGGCTCACCCATCGCCGAAGCCGTCCTCGCGCGCATCGCCGCACTCTATGCGATCGAGAAGGAGATCCGTGGCGCCGACGCCCCGGCTCGGCAAACGACCCGTAACGAGCGATCACGGCCGCTCGTCGCTGAACTCGAGAGGTTTCTGCGCGAGCAAGCCGCTCGCCTGTCGCCGGGCAGCGAGATGGGCAAGGCGATCGCCTATCTCCTGAACCATTGGGATGGCCTCACCTTGTTTCTCGACGATGGTTGCGTTGAGATGGACACCAATCCCGTCGAAAATCAAATCAGGCCGCTGACTCTGACGCGTAAAAATAGTTTATTTGCTGGTCACGACGAAGGTGGTCGTTCATGGGCGCGCATAGCTTCGCTCATCGCCACCTGCAAAATCAACAGCGTGGAGCCCTACGTCTGGATGAAAGCGACGCTCAAAGCGATCGCAACCGGTCACCCGCAGTCCCGGATCGACGAGCTCCTGCCCTGGTCGTTCGGCCGCACCTCGTAA
- the tnpA gene encoding IS66-like element accessory protein TnpA encodes MQRIEIITGTGRRRRWSTDAKAAIVAESFAPGASASGVARRYDISPGLLFLWRRQATRAKVAARRDGGVAPGFVPVTITGCGGKLPVCEEQGAIEIEVGAVRIRVVGTVDRRALCEVLAAVGTVGR; translated from the coding sequence TTGCAGCGCATCGAGATCATCACGGGGACTGGCCGCCGACGGCGCTGGTCGACGGATGCGAAAGCGGCGATTGTTGCGGAGAGTTTCGCGCCGGGTGCAAGCGCTTCCGGGGTGGCGCGGCGGTACGACATCAGCCCGGGCCTGTTATTTCTTTGGCGTCGTCAGGCAACGCGGGCAAAGGTCGCGGCGCGCAGGGATGGAGGCGTGGCACCAGGCTTTGTGCCGGTCACGATTACTGGCTGCGGCGGCAAATTGCCGGTATGCGAGGAGCAGGGGGCGATTGAGATCGAGGTCGGCGCGGTTCGCATCCGTGTCGTGGGAACGGTCGACCGGCGGGCACTCTGCGAGGTGCTGGCGGCAGTCGGGACGGTTGGCCGATGA
- the tnpB gene encoding IS66 family insertion sequence element accessory protein TnpB (TnpB, as the term is used for proteins encoded by IS66 family insertion elements, is considered an accessory protein, since TnpC, encoded by a neighboring gene, is a DDE family transposase.), whose product MIGLRPGLSIWIATQPVDFRRGMDSLALLVSEAFGADPFDGGLWVFRSKRRDRVKILTWDGSGLVLYYKRIEGQFTWPPIKEGVMPLSHAQLSVLLDGSDWKRVPMRVVDQPTRAG is encoded by the coding sequence ATGATCGGGCTCCGACCTGGGTTGTCGATCTGGATCGCGACGCAGCCGGTCGATTTCCGTCGCGGCATGGACTCGCTGGCGCTGCTGGTGAGCGAGGCGTTTGGAGCCGATCCGTTCGACGGCGGGCTGTGGGTGTTTCGCTCCAAGCGCCGAGATCGCGTGAAGATTCTGACCTGGGACGGAAGCGGCCTTGTCCTTTACTACAAGAGAATCGAGGGGCAGTTCACCTGGCCGCCGATCAAGGAAGGCGTCATGCCGCTATCTCATGCTCAGCTCTCGGTACTGCTTGACGGTTCGGATTGGAAGCGTGTGCCGATGCGGGTTGTGGATCAACCAACACGAGCTGGTTGA
- the tnpC gene encoding IS66 family transposase → MALSSRLAVLSAECSTLATERDAAIAQRDAAIQENDKLLVILSQYKRTIFGPRSETLDSGQQSLFTIAAQAASAAGNDDAPGAKLPDRSEARGKQPARRNRGRLPEHLPRIDVVIDVETDICPCCGERLHRIGETVKEAFDVVPMQYRVKRIMRPRYGCRGCRQGVLQAAAPAQAVEGGMVTEALLAHIAVMKYGYQLPLYRQEQMFAAQGIALDRQTLASWMGRVAWWLRPLHALLRDTVISFPRLFADETPLPVLDPGRGRTRICQFWAIATDDRPWGGPAPPAVVYVFAEDRKAIRAKQLFGDYRGILQVDGYAAYKGLIKNGGHLVQLAFCFAHARRKFWDVHVATKSPIAAEALQRIAMFYAVEDRIRGLPAAQRAAVRQTDTRPLIEDFKPWLEARLLEVSKKSGLGKAIRYTLNHWEGLTRFIDDGRIEIDNNTVERTIKPIGLGKKNHLFAGSEGGAETWAILASLINSAKLQDIDPRHYLTDVLERIVSGRTKINQLHTLLPWTWKAERDALETKLAA, encoded by the coding sequence ATGGCGTTGTCGTCACGGCTTGCGGTGTTGTCGGCGGAATGTAGCACGCTGGCGACCGAACGTGATGCGGCGATCGCCCAGCGCGATGCTGCGATCCAGGAGAACGACAAGCTCCTGGTGATCCTGTCGCAGTACAAGCGCACGATCTTCGGTCCCCGCTCCGAGACACTGGATTCCGGACAGCAGTCTCTCTTCACCATTGCGGCGCAGGCGGCTTCTGCGGCCGGCAATGATGATGCGCCCGGGGCCAAGCTGCCCGACAGATCCGAGGCTCGTGGAAAGCAACCGGCGCGACGCAACCGGGGGAGGCTTCCGGAGCATCTGCCGCGCATTGATGTCGTGATCGACGTCGAGACTGACATCTGTCCTTGTTGTGGCGAACGGCTGCACAGGATCGGGGAGACCGTCAAGGAAGCCTTCGATGTCGTTCCGATGCAGTACCGGGTCAAGCGCATCATGCGCCCACGCTATGGCTGCCGGGGGTGCCGCCAGGGTGTGCTGCAGGCGGCCGCGCCGGCCCAGGCGGTCGAGGGCGGGATGGTGACGGAAGCCTTGCTGGCTCACATCGCGGTGATGAAATACGGTTACCAGCTGCCGTTATATCGCCAGGAACAGATGTTTGCCGCGCAGGGCATCGCGCTCGACCGTCAGACGCTGGCTTCGTGGATGGGCCGCGTCGCCTGGTGGCTGAGGCCGCTTCACGCGCTGTTGCGCGACACGGTGATCTCCTTCCCGCGGCTGTTTGCCGATGAGACACCGCTGCCGGTTCTTGATCCCGGCCGTGGCAGGACCAGGATCTGCCAGTTCTGGGCGATCGCCACCGATGACCGGCCGTGGGGCGGCCCGGCACCGCCGGCGGTGGTCTACGTGTTCGCCGAGGATCGCAAGGCGATCCGCGCCAAACAGCTGTTCGGAGACTACCGGGGCATTCTGCAGGTTGACGGCTATGCCGCCTACAAGGGTCTGATCAAGAACGGCGGCCATCTGGTGCAACTGGCATTCTGCTTTGCGCATGCGCGGCGGAAGTTCTGGGACGTTCACGTCGCGACGAAGTCGCCGATTGCCGCGGAAGCGCTGCAACGGATTGCGATGTTCTATGCCGTCGAAGACCGCATCCGTGGTCTGCCGGCGGCGCAGCGGGCTGCGGTTCGGCAAACTGACACCAGACCGCTGATCGAGGACTTCAAGCCCTGGCTCGAGGCGCGGCTGCTGGAAGTCTCGAAGAAGTCTGGCCTTGGCAAGGCCATCCGCTACACCCTAAACCATTGGGAAGGCCTGACGCGCTTCATCGATGACGGACGCATTGAAATAGACAACAATACGGTCGAGCGCACCATCAAGCCGATAGGGCTTGGAAAGAAGAACCATTTGTTCGCGGGCAGCGAAGGCGGCGCCGAGACATGGGCCATTCTCGCGTCGCTCATCAACTCGGCAAAGCTGCAAGATATCGACCCACGGCATTATCTGACCGACGTTCTCGAGCGCATCGTCTCCGGACGCACCAAGATCAATCAGCTGCACACATTGCTGCCGTGGACATGGAAGGCCGAGCGCGATGCTCTGGAGACAAAGCTCGCTGCCTGA
- a CDS encoding effector protein NopP, with amino-acid sequence MLASASSMEVESEIPPEGNPDSRKQQAPSQLTVSFAWLLWRGPKRLKSIRNPLALGVRILMYGRIGGYYEAVTWASHDEHADDRDFEGRFANMHLSAAEPTSSSAAPTYSLVTKPPIEPIDKDTFRREAKIFQNDHEIMRIAENPREYSRFVSTRAKNVREAAEDYGSTRDSEEARYYSYNLGNKTVALLRTEGGYSMNEFHDDRWRELFPGREHITSVVDLQLAHPLVENAGDILLEYQLRRDAREGEQPLLKWYPLNEESKARAAKLGFVEVDDCNMVLDPTQHPDKWTTNSAGEWQRANKPERYLAKVDDGERRNTHVASSGYAYEDDFM; translated from the coding sequence ATGCTGGCCTCCGCCTCCAGCATGGAGGTCGAATCAGAAATCCCACCCGAGGGGAATCCCGATTCCAGAAAACAACAAGCTCCTAGTCAGCTTACGGTCAGTTTCGCCTGGCTACTTTGGCGCGGCCCAAAGCGCCTCAAATCAATAAGAAACCCTCTTGCCTTAGGAGTACGGATCCTCATGTACGGTCGAATTGGTGGGTATTATGAAGCAGTTACGTGGGCATCCCACGACGAACACGCGGATGACAGAGATTTCGAGGGCAGGTTCGCTAACATGCACCTGTCCGCAGCGGAGCCGACCTCCTCTTCTGCAGCGCCAACGTATTCCCTCGTGACCAAGCCTCCGATAGAGCCGATCGACAAGGATACGTTTCGCAGAGAAGCAAAGATCTTCCAAAATGATCATGAAATAATGCGCATCGCCGAGAATCCGCGGGAGTACTCGCGTTTCGTATCGACACGAGCCAAGAACGTCAGAGAGGCTGCGGAGGACTACGGCTCGACCAGAGATTCGGAGGAAGCGCGATACTACAGCTATAATCTTGGAAACAAAACTGTCGCACTGCTGCGGACGGAAGGCGGATACAGCATGAACGAATTCCACGACGACAGGTGGCGAGAACTGTTTCCCGGGCGAGAACACATCACCTCCGTCGTCGATCTTCAGCTTGCCCATCCCTTGGTGGAGAACGCAGGCGATATTCTACTCGAATATCAGCTTCGGCGAGATGCGCGAGAAGGCGAGCAACCGTTGCTTAAATGGTATCCACTTAACGAAGAATCGAAAGCTCGCGCGGCGAAGTTAGGTTTCGTAGAGGTCGACGATTGCAATATGGTACTTGATCCTACTCAGCATCCTGACAAATGGACAACGAATAGCGCAGGTGAATGGCAGCGCGCCAACAAACCTGAACGATATCTCGCTAAAGTAGACGACGGCGAGCGTCGTAATACCCATGTAGCAAGCTCCGGATACGCGTACGAGGATGACTTTATGTGA
- a CDS encoding thermonuclease family protein: MKRRAMITALLAIITSPACAAKLSGPPRIVDGNTIEIEQTKIRLSGIEAPETDQICLDAHGQKWACGIAARDELIRHSNGRTWDCHTTGVDKYGRSLGSCFIAGEDVNAWMISSGWALSSDPHTYIIYEVVASNAYAGLWSGAFIAPWDWRRRNKGTIVVGASSIPIDTQELLLGSALLSDPPSPECLIKGTLGRGGERIYHMPGQLGYGQIDMTKKLGDRWFCSEAEAEANGWRKAAR, translated from the coding sequence ATGAAACGTCGCGCGATGATAACCGCATTGCTCGCCATCATCACGTCTCCGGCTTGCGCAGCGAAACTCAGCGGCCCTCCGCGCATCGTCGATGGCAATACCATTGAGATCGAGCAAACCAAAATTCGGCTTTCGGGTATCGAGGCGCCAGAGACGGATCAGATCTGCCTCGACGCCCACGGCCAGAAATGGGCTTGCGGCATAGCTGCTCGCGATGAGCTTATCAGGCATTCGAATGGACGAACGTGGGATTGTCATACCACAGGGGTGGATAAGTACGGCCGGTCACTCGGCAGCTGCTTTATCGCGGGCGAGGACGTGAACGCATGGATGATAAGCTCGGGCTGGGCACTATCATCCGATCCTCACACCTACATTATCTATGAGGTTGTAGCGAGCAATGCCTATGCGGGCCTATGGTCGGGGGCGTTCATCGCTCCTTGGGACTGGCGTCGCCGCAACAAGGGGACGATCGTTGTCGGCGCGAGCTCGATACCGATCGACACTCAGGAACTCCTGCTCGGATCCGCTTTGCTATCCGACCCGCCCTCACCCGAATGTCTGATAAAGGGCACGCTGGGCCGCGGGGGCGAGCGCATTTATCACATGCCCGGGCAACTTGGTTACGGACAAATCGATATGACGAAGAAGCTGGGTGATCGATGGTTCTGCAGCGAAGCGGAGGCTGAAGCCAATGGATGGCGTAAAGCGGCGCGATGA
- a CDS encoding carbonic anhydrase, with amino-acid sequence MHADRSPNMSCSPMIKPSRRSLLLSLFAFSAVGMRLGDNIVNAKEAKQLPKPDNLLSPDAALRRLIEGNDRFVQGASRGDDFKRARQVLVDGQNPYAAVLSCADSRIAPELAFDSGLGDLFVCRLAGNFANDVTIASMEYAVAVLNTPLILVLGHDHCGAIDATIKSLNDDKPAPGHIPSLVTALAPAVRKSRQQPGDAFANATRQNVIDNVEKLKSAGPVLNAAVEQNRLEVVGGLYRLDTGRVDLLN; translated from the coding sequence ATGCACGCAGACCGTTCCCCTAATATGTCTTGCTCGCCGATGATCAAGCCGTCGCGCCGGTCGCTATTGCTGTCGCTGTTCGCGTTTTCGGCGGTTGGCATGCGGCTCGGCGACAACATCGTTAATGCGAAGGAAGCAAAACAGCTGCCCAAGCCGGACAATCTGCTCTCGCCGGATGCTGCGCTCAGGCGGCTGATCGAAGGTAATGACCGATTTGTCCAGGGCGCATCACGAGGCGACGATTTCAAGCGCGCGCGTCAGGTTTTAGTCGATGGACAAAATCCATATGCGGCGGTTCTGAGCTGCGCCGATTCTCGCATAGCGCCTGAACTTGCTTTTGACAGCGGACTTGGTGACCTGTTTGTCTGCCGCCTCGCCGGCAATTTTGCCAACGATGTCACGATCGCGAGCATGGAATACGCGGTCGCTGTGCTAAATACACCGTTGATTTTAGTACTCGGTCACGATCATTGTGGCGCGATAGACGCCACGATCAAGTCGCTCAACGACGACAAGCCGGCGCCGGGGCATATTCCATCCCTCGTCACTGCGCTTGCGCCTGCCGTTCGGAAATCGCGCCAGCAACCCGGTGATGCGTTCGCCAATGCCACCCGGCAAAACGTAATCGATAACGTCGAGAAACTTAAATCGGCGGGCCCGGTTCTGAACGCGGCAGTTGAGCAGAACAGACTAGAGGTCGTCGGGGGTCTGTACCGGCTCGACACCGGCAGGGTCGATCTACTGAACTGA
- a CDS encoding 8-amino-7-oxononanoate synthase — protein sequence MNTPLDGYVSALKALNEDDRLRGLKPRKGTDFASNDYLALASAPRMKKALFTALDAGTPIGAGGSRLLRGNCEEHEALEADAARFFRTETALFFGGGYIANFAVLTTLPQEGDLLVLDALVHASIHEGARASRAEFRISAHNDPQSIEDTIGDWRARGGKGRVWIVVESLYSMDGDFAPLTDLVAIAERHEAFLVVDEAHATGVYGEQGRGLTAPYEGRENLLVIHTCGKALGAAGALVTASGVLRDFMVNRCRPFIFATAPSPLMAVAVREAILILQEEPDRQRHLIDLIDFAHRQFAVCGRASSSNSQIVPYVVGDNARAMRLASALQARGFDIRGIRPPTVPVGTARLRISLTLNVGQDDVSDMIDALVEETWGDVQ from the coding sequence ATGAATACGCCGCTTGATGGCTATGTCTCGGCCCTAAAAGCCTTGAATGAAGACGATCGGCTCCGTGGCCTGAAGCCGCGCAAAGGGACCGATTTTGCTTCAAACGACTATCTGGCGCTGGCGAGTGCGCCCCGTATGAAGAAGGCGTTGTTCACCGCGCTCGATGCCGGAACGCCGATCGGAGCCGGTGGGTCACGGCTCCTGCGCGGAAATTGTGAGGAGCACGAAGCTCTCGAAGCGGATGCGGCGCGGTTCTTCCGAACGGAGACAGCACTGTTCTTCGGCGGCGGTTACATCGCAAATTTTGCCGTTCTGACAACGCTGCCGCAGGAAGGCGATTTGCTTGTTCTCGACGCGCTCGTGCATGCTAGCATTCATGAAGGCGCACGAGCGAGCCGAGCCGAGTTCCGGATAAGCGCCCATAATGACCCCCAGTCGATCGAAGACACGATTGGCGACTGGCGCGCCAGGGGCGGAAAGGGACGCGTCTGGATCGTGGTAGAAAGCCTCTACAGTATGGACGGAGACTTCGCACCGCTTACAGATCTGGTCGCAATCGCCGAGCGCCATGAAGCGTTTCTGGTCGTGGATGAGGCACATGCCACAGGTGTTTACGGCGAGCAGGGACGGGGCCTTACTGCGCCCTATGAAGGGCGCGAAAATCTCTTAGTGATCCACACCTGCGGCAAGGCGCTGGGCGCGGCGGGTGCCCTTGTCACGGCTTCCGGCGTATTGCGCGACTTCATGGTCAATCGGTGCCGTCCATTCATTTTCGCTACCGCTCCGTCACCCCTAATGGCCGTCGCGGTGCGAGAGGCAATCTTAATCCTGCAGGAGGAACCCGACCGGCAACGGCATCTGATCGATTTGATCGACTTTGCACATCGGCAGTTCGCTGTGTGCGGTCGCGCGAGCTCTTCGAATTCACAAATCGTTCCTTATGTTGTGGGCGACAACGCCCGTGCGATGCGGCTCGCTTCTGCGCTACAGGCGCGCGGCTTTGATATCCGCGGGATACGGCCGCCAACGGTGCCTGTGGGAACGGCACGGTTGCGGATCTCGCTGACACTTAACGTCGGGCAAGATGATGTATCCGACATGATCGATGCGTTGGTCGAGGAGACCTGGGGCGACGTGCAGTGA
- a CDS encoding Dabb family protein — MLLPVFTTIPHARRLEIARNRKIDQFDNDIDVVVYAEFDNETEVGARKAHGLC, encoded by the coding sequence ATGCTCCTGCCGGTTTTCACAACAATCCCACATGCACGTCGGCTCGAGATCGCTCGCAATCGCAAGATCGACCAGTTCGACAACGATATCGACGTCGTGGTCTATGCCGAATTCGACAACGAGACGGAAGTCGGAGCTCGTAAAGCGCATGGCCTATGCTAG
- a CDS encoding IS630-like element ISRj1 family transposase codes for MIPEAREVHLSRKDRKVLEACCRSPVTLQRDLKRARIVLLAADGRSTRSIAKEVGVQPRIVSLWRHRYADHGLEGLQDKPRPGKQPIYTKTTDKRILKLLDKPPPQGFARWTGPLLAEALGDVDVQYVWRFLRSHKIDLVARKSWCESNDPNFTAKAADVVGLYVAPPAKAIVLCVDEKPSIQALERAQGYLKLPNGRALTGQSHDYKRHGTTTLFAALEVATGKIIATHSKRRRRVEFLDFMNSVTATFPNRKLHVILDNLNTHKKNEDWLKAHPNVQFHFTPTSASWLNQVEVWFSILQGQSLSGTSFTSLKQLQEHIDAYVNAYNDRAEPFVWTKKKVRQRRFKGRRITQL; via the coding sequence ATGATACCCGAAGCAAGAGAAGTCCACCTTTCGAGGAAAGATCGCAAGGTGCTTGAGGCGTGCTGTCGCTCACCGGTGACGTTGCAGCGCGATTTGAAGCGGGCGCGGATAGTTCTGTTGGCGGCGGATGGGCGCAGCACCCGGTCGATCGCCAAGGAAGTTGGGGTCCAGCCGCGGATTGTCAGCCTTTGGCGGCATCGCTATGCCGACCATGGCCTTGAAGGGCTGCAAGACAAGCCGCGGCCTGGCAAGCAGCCGATTTATACGAAGACGACCGACAAGCGGATTCTGAAGCTGCTGGATAAGCCGCCACCGCAAGGGTTTGCGCGCTGGACCGGCCCCCTGCTGGCCGAGGCGCTGGGCGATGTCGATGTCCAATATGTCTGGCGGTTCCTGCGCAGCCACAAGATTGACCTGGTGGCTCGCAAGTCCTGGTGCGAGAGCAACGACCCGAACTTTACGGCCAAAGCCGCCGATGTTGTCGGCCTCTATGTCGCGCCGCCGGCGAAGGCCATTGTGCTGTGCGTGGACGAGAAGCCCTCGATCCAGGCTTTGGAGCGAGCGCAGGGTTATCTGAAGTTGCCCAATGGCCGCGCCTTAACCGGCCAAAGCCACGATTACAAGCGGCATGGCACCACAACATTGTTTGCGGCGCTCGAAGTCGCCACCGGAAAGATCATCGCGACCCATTCAAAACGCCGGCGCCGCGTCGAGTTTCTCGATTTCATGAACAGCGTCACCGCGACTTTTCCGAACCGCAAGCTTCACGTCATCCTCGACAACCTCAACACCCATAAAAAGAACGAGGACTGGCTCAAGGCCCACCCCAACGTGCAATTTCATTTCACGCCGACAAGTGCGTCATGGCTCAATCAGGTCGAAGTATGGTTTTCCATCTTGCAGGGGCAGTCGCTCAGCGGCACCTCCTTCACGAGCCTCAAGCAGCTTCAGGAACACATCGATGCCTACGTCAACGCATACAACGACAGAGCCGAGCCCTTCGTCTGGACCAAGAAAAAGGTCCGGCAACGCCGTTTCAAAGGCCGCCGTATCACTCAGCTCTGA